In a genomic window of Candidatus Omnitrophota bacterium:
- a CDS encoding dihydropteroate synthase produces the protein MLVIGELINGMYPEIALAIKERDKKIVQKYALQQVDCGADALDVNCGPASAKPLLDMPWLVEIIQEVTDKPLSLDSSKPEAIKEGLKAARNKTIINSTTADPEKLDILVPLAKQYNSKLIGITINLKGIPQNKDQRVELAAIIVAYCQENEFPIEDLYLDPILLPINVAQGQMIDILESIREFKIISEPSPKTILGLSNVSQGTHTHNTHSLINRTFLTMAVAYGLDSAILNPEDKELMDSLITAELILNKNIYCNSYLEAYRKK, from the coding sequence ATGCTTGTTATTGGTGAACTGATTAATGGGATGTATCCGGAAATTGCTCTGGCAATTAAAGAGCGCGATAAGAAAATAGTGCAAAAATACGCGCTCCAACAGGTTGACTGCGGCGCCGATGCCCTCGATGTCAACTGCGGTCCGGCTTCGGCTAAACCATTATTGGATATGCCCTGGCTGGTTGAAATAATTCAAGAGGTAACCGATAAACCGCTGAGCCTTGATTCCAGTAAGCCTGAGGCCATTAAAGAAGGCTTAAAAGCCGCCAGGAATAAAACAATTATCAATTCTACCACAGCGGATCCGGAAAAGCTGGACATTCTTGTTCCTTTAGCCAAACAGTATAATTCCAAATTAATCGGGATCACTATCAACTTAAAAGGAATCCCCCAAAACAAAGACCAGCGCGTGGAATTAGCGGCAATAATCGTCGCCTATTGCCAAGAAAATGAATTCCCCATCGAAGATCTTTATTTAGACCCGATACTGTTGCCGATTAATGTCGCTCAGGGGCAAATGATTGATATTTTAGAATCTATCCGCGAATTCAAGATAATCTCCGAGCCAAGCCCCAAGACCATTCTGGGCTTAAGCAATGTTTCCCAGGGCACGCACACTCATAATACACATAGCCTGATCAACCGCACATTTTTAACAATGGCAGTTGCGTATGGCTTGGATTCTGCTATACTTAATCCTGAAGATAAAGAGCTGATGGACAGCTTGATTACCGCAGAGCTTATTTTGAATAAAAATATTTACTGTAATTCGTATCTAGAGGCTTACAGAAAAAAGTGA
- a CDS encoding lytic transglycosylase domain-containing protein has translation MQKTLLLSQITKHFIKVSKLVLLILPIFFVSIFIYQLSFAFIDYKAILPAAPGYATIEVTPELLEALIQVESSNNPSAYNHYTKARGLTQITPIAWRELRKHYGSKYANLNFWEDMCKSQVAREAGTDYLYHLQKILKAKRIPVTLDNLLAAYVWGPNNLEKNGIHNAPRVVKNYVSKVKKLAQASD, from the coding sequence ATGCAAAAAACCCTATTATTGTCGCAAATTACTAAACACTTTATAAAAGTGTCTAAGTTAGTTTTGCTGATACTGCCTATTTTCTTTGTCTCTATCTTTATTTACCAGCTGTCTTTTGCCTTTATAGATTACAAGGCAATACTGCCGGCTGCGCCTGGATATGCGACCATCGAGGTTACGCCGGAATTGCTCGAAGCTCTTATTCAGGTAGAAAGCTCAAATAACCCCAGCGCATACAACCACTACACCAAAGCCAGGGGGCTTACCCAGATTACGCCGATTGCCTGGAGAGAATTGCGTAAACATTACGGCTCTAAATACGCTAATCTTAACTTTTGGGAGGATATGTGTAAATCGCAGGTAGCCAGAGAAGCCGGAACAGACTATCTTTACCACCTGCAGAAGATTTTAAAAGCAAAACGCATTCCGGTAACCCTGGATAATTTACTTGCCGCTTATGTCTGGGGGCCCAACAACCTGGAAAAAAACGGCATACATAACGCCCCCCGTGTAGTCAAAAATTACGTATCGAAGGTTAAAAAATTGGCCCAAGCCAGCGATTAA
- a CDS encoding flippase produces MMVRKKIVTHKERKIVLGNFISLTTLQGISYILPLVVLPYLIRVIGMEKFGLIAFAQSLVQYFLILTDYGFSLSATKTIALIGEHKEKTSKVFSSVMTVKLIFAGLSFIILCAILYFVPRFRNDWLVYTLSFGAVIGSTLFPVWFFQGKEKMSYIATVNVISGIVYAICIFVFIKGPGDFLLVPLLNSLLSIISGILGLYIAFRKFRLEFVFLKYVHIKQELKTGWDIFISILAVNAYTTTRVFAVGLLTNNVITGYYSIAERIANIIQTFPMDSFTRAVFPRISNVFAKNKQRAVAIMFRIQDGITLGFVVSLPIAYFIAPWIIQITCGVAYKEVVLALRLLLAAVFFVGANNFKVQFLLVCGKQDLYAKIHVAAALIGLPLIFILIHQFSYVGAALATVFTEAGVFILTSLIIEKLAKEISSSS; encoded by the coding sequence ATGATGGTGCGTAAAAAAATCGTAACACATAAAGAAAGAAAAATCGTCCTGGGAAATTTCATTTCCCTGACCACCCTTCAAGGTATCAGCTATATCCTTCCTTTAGTCGTCCTTCCCTATCTTATCCGGGTAATTGGAATGGAAAAATTCGGCCTGATCGCTTTTGCCCAGAGCCTGGTGCAATATTTCCTGATTTTAACCGACTACGGTTTCAGCCTTTCAGCGACTAAAACAATCGCGCTTATCGGAGAACATAAGGAAAAGACCAGCAAGGTATTTTCATCGGTAATGACCGTAAAACTGATATTCGCGGGATTGAGCTTTATAATCCTCTGCGCGATCCTCTATTTTGTGCCTAGATTCAGGAATGATTGGTTGGTTTATACTTTAAGCTTCGGCGCCGTAATCGGCAGCACTTTATTTCCAGTCTGGTTTTTTCAGGGCAAAGAAAAAATGAGCTATATTGCCACAGTTAACGTGATCAGCGGTATAGTATACGCAATTTGTATTTTTGTTTTTATAAAGGGCCCCGGTGATTTCCTTTTGGTGCCGTTATTAAACTCTCTGCTATCCATAATCAGCGGAATTCTTGGCCTCTATATCGCTTTTAGGAAATTCCGCCTGGAATTTGTTTTCCTGAAATATGTTCATATAAAACAAGAACTTAAAACCGGCTGGGATATTTTTATTTCTATCCTGGCGGTTAACGCCTATACGACTACCCGGGTTTTTGCGGTGGGGTTACTTACCAATAACGTGATTACCGGATACTATTCTATTGCCGAAAGGATCGCCAATATTATCCAGACCTTCCCCATGGATTCATTTACCCGGGCGGTATTCCCCAGGATCAGCAATGTGTTCGCGAAAAATAAACAGCGGGCGGTAGCGATAATGTTTCGGATCCAGGACGGCATAACCTTAGGCTTTGTAGTCAGCCTGCCGATTGCCTATTTTATCGCTCCCTGGATTATCCAGATTACCTGCGGGGTTGCTTATAAAGAAGTAGTGCTTGCTTTAAGATTGCTGTTGGCTGCGGTATTTTTTGTCGGCGCGAATAACTTTAAGGTACAGTTTTTGCTTGTCTGCGGTAAACAGGATTTATACGCTAAGATTCATGTTGCCGCCGCGCTTATCGGTTTGCCGCTGATATTCATACTTATACATCAATTCTCTTACGTGGGGGCAGCATTAGCTACGGTCTTCACTGAGGCAGGTGTATTTATTCTTACTTCACTGATTATTGAAAAACTCGCCAAAGAAATCTCAAGTAGTAGTTAA